Genomic window (Spirosoma sp. KCTC 42546):
GCTGCTAAAAGGGGGCTATGTCGTACGTCGGGTGGCGCCCATCCTGGAAGTGTCCTCCCAGCAAAAATCGCCGATTCAGACCGAGTTGATAAAGCAACTGGACATACCCGCCGTGGATCAACCGGAAACGGACGACGAACTAGTCAAAGCGGATAGGCCGGTTACGGGTAGAACCACGGATGAAAAAGGAGAGGGGTTGCCCGGCGTGAGTATTGTCATTAAAGGAACTCAGCGAGGCACTACGTCGGATAAGGATGGTAAATTCTCGCTGAGTGTACCAGATAACGAGGCTGTCCTGATTTTTTCATTCGTGGGGTATTTGCCCCAGGAAATGACGATCGGCAATATGACAACGGTGAACGTAACCCTTAAAGCCGACACGAAAGCGCTGGAAGAAGTTGTTGTGGTGGGCTATGGAACCCAAAAACGCAAAGATTTAACCGGGGCCGTGGGTACGATCGACAGTCGGGAAATAAAGGAAATGTCGGTAACCCGGATCGATCAGGCACTGTTGGGAAAAGTGGCAGGCGTTCAGGTGAAGCCCGTTAGCGGAGAGCCAGGTGCTGCTCCACAAATCCGGATCAGAGGAATCGGGAGTATTTCGGCGGGAGCTGGCCCACTTTACGTAGTAGATGGCTTTCCAACGCAAACGATTGAAACGCTGAATCCCAATGACATCGAAAGCATGGACATCCTCAAAGATGCTTCTGCAACCGCTATTTACGGCTCACGGGGATCAAATGGCGTGATCATTATCAACACAAAACGGGGAAAAGCGGGTAAAGCCAGCATTTCGTTCGATGCCTATTATGGCTTGCAGAAGGTATCGAAAGTGCCTCAGTTTATGAGCGCCAGAGAACAGGCACAGTACTTCTATGATGGGGTTAAAAATCGAAATATTGATGCCGGAAATAATGTTTCAGGGCCTGGTAATACCTGGACGTTTAAGGTGCCGCAGCTGATCATGGATGTGCTGGACGGACGTAATACCACCAATGTTGAACCGCTGGACGAAGTATTACGGGTGGCTCCTCAGCAGCAGTACCAGCTTTCTGCTACGGGTGGCAGTGAGAACGTAAAATATGCCGTTAGTGGAGAGTATTTTAATCAGGATGGGCTGATTATAAACAGCAACTTTAAACGGTACTCCCTGCGGATCAATCTGGATGCCAAGTTGTCGAATCGATTAGCGGTGAAACTAAATTTTAACCCGTCGTTTATCGATAAGGGCAATGTGAACTCAAGCGGAGTGACGGTGGGAGCCGGTGATTTTAGTGTGATGGGGGCGGCCACGTCGGTTAATCCATTTTACCCGATTTATGACGATAAAGGAGACTACTTCTGGTATAACGGACTCGATGCCGTCGGGAATTTCAACAATCCGGCTGCGCTGGCCAGGGAGGTAAAGGATAAACAACGACGAATTGGGCTACTCGGGAATGTCAATGTCGAATACACCATACTGGACGGACTCAAATTTAACGTATTGCTGGGCGCTACGTTGCTGAGTAGTAAAGGATCTCGTTTTGTACCGCAACTGCCTGCCTTTTTCAATGAACCGGCTACAGGTACCGATAATGTGGCTGCGAGTTATAACTGGCTAACCGAATATACCCTGAACTATGCGAAAAGTTTTGGGAAGCATAACCTGACCGGATTAGCAGGTTTTACAGCTCAGCAGGAAACCGGGGAGTCCAACTCCCTGACGAGCAATAAATACCCCAATAATCTGGTTCCTACGCTCAGTGCCGTTAGTGGTATCATTACCAACGGTACATCAGATCAGTATCAATGGTCCTTAATCTCGTATCTGGCGAGGGTCAATTACAACTACAACAGTAAGTACTACGTGACAGCCTCGGTTCGTACGGACGGATCATCCCGCTTTGGTAGCGATAAGAAATACGGCGTTTTCCCGTCGGCAGCTTTAGCCTGGCGCATAACGGACGAAAATTTCCTGCGTGATATTCGTTCGATCAGTGAGCTTAAATTCAGAGCCAGCTATGGTGAAACCGGGAATAACAACATTGGTAATTTTGAACAGTTTGCAACGATCAATTACCAGAAATATCCGCTGGGCGAAGTGCCAGCTGCCGGGTTTATTCAGGGCCGATTACCCAATCCGCTATTAACCTGGGAAACTCAGCAGCAACTGAATACGGGGGTCGATGCCGCTTTTTTTAATAATCGGCTCCGGTTGAATATCGATTATTTCATATCCCGAAATACCAATCTGTTATTAAATGTCAATACGCCTGGCATTACGGGATTCAGTACGGCCCTGAAAAACATTGGTGAAGTACGTAACACGGGCTGGGAGTTTTCGGTCGGTACTGTAAACACGACAGGCCAATTCAAATGGACGACCGACTTCAATATTTCTACTTTTAAAAACAAAGTGGTCAAGCTTGGCCCCAGTGGCGATCCCATTATTTCGGGCGGAAACATTACCATGATCGGTCAGCCGATTGGTATGTTTTACGGCTGGCTGACCGACGGTGTCTTTTTGAATCAGGCCGAAGTGGATAGAGGGCCGGTTTTTAGTCCGGGAACAAGTTCCCGCTCCCGGCCGGGTGATCTACGGTTTGTGGATGTCAGCGGAGCCAATGGGAAGCCCGATGGGGTTATCAACAGTTTTGATAAAACGATTATGGGGTCGCCCTATCCGGAATTTTACTATGGGATGACGAACCGGTTTTCGTATAAAAACCTGAGTTTAAGTGTCAGTCTGCAGGGCGTTAGCGGCAACCAGCTGCTCAGCATTGCCCGGCGGTCGACCTACGCAACCCGGTCCCGGTTCCGCAACGCAGCGTCGCAGAATAACTACTGGAAATCAGAGCAGGAGCCCGGTGATGGTAACACGCCCCGGCCCAACGATGCGCCAACGGGAAACGTGCGTGGGGAGTATAGCCAGCGGTGGCTCGATACGGGCACGTATCTGCGGATAAATAATATCTCGCTGGGGTACACAGTACCCGACAAATTAGCCCAGAAAGCAAAACTGGGGTCACTTCGGATTTATCTGAACGCCAACAATCCCTTCATTTTTACCAAAAATATGGGCTTTAATCCGGACGTAAGCAATGGCGATAATCCGTTGACGCCGGGTATGGATATGAATGATTACCCCTTGCCGAAAAGCTTGATCCTGGGTTTAAGTTTTGGTTTTTAATGAGCATCCGTCCTAACTAAACGAGAAAAAAATGATGAAAGGTACATCCTGCGCATTGGGACTGGTATTCCTCCTGATGACGTCCTGCAATAAAGAATTTATTGAGCTT
Coding sequences:
- a CDS encoding TonB-dependent receptor, producing MKKWLLSSCSGVFLLTICITQAQMLATAYTKPPVYRQQATQRIQLQEALLELQRIYRVDILFEEEVMQKITVPVSLLDRTATLEKNLRQLLIPNGFRYKKLLKGGYVVRRVAPILEVSSQQKSPIQTELIKQLDIPAVDQPETDDELVKADRPVTGRTTDEKGEGLPGVSIVIKGTQRGTTSDKDGKFSLSVPDNEAVLIFSFVGYLPQEMTIGNMTTVNVTLKADTKALEEVVVVGYGTQKRKDLTGAVGTIDSREIKEMSVTRIDQALLGKVAGVQVKPVSGEPGAAPQIRIRGIGSISAGAGPLYVVDGFPTQTIETLNPNDIESMDILKDASATAIYGSRGSNGVIIINTKRGKAGKASISFDAYYGLQKVSKVPQFMSAREQAQYFYDGVKNRNIDAGNNVSGPGNTWTFKVPQLIMDVLDGRNTTNVEPLDEVLRVAPQQQYQLSATGGSENVKYAVSGEYFNQDGLIINSNFKRYSLRINLDAKLSNRLAVKLNFNPSFIDKGNVNSSGVTVGAGDFSVMGAATSVNPFYPIYDDKGDYFWYNGLDAVGNFNNPAALAREVKDKQRRIGLLGNVNVEYTILDGLKFNVLLGATLLSSKGSRFVPQLPAFFNEPATGTDNVAASYNWLTEYTLNYAKSFGKHNLTGLAGFTAQQETGESNSLTSNKYPNNLVPTLSAVSGIITNGTSDQYQWSLISYLARVNYNYNSKYYVTASVRTDGSSRFGSDKKYGVFPSAALAWRITDENFLRDIRSISELKFRASYGETGNNNIGNFEQFATINYQKYPLGEVPAAGFIQGRLPNPLLTWETQQQLNTGVDAAFFNNRLRLNIDYFISRNTNLLLNVNTPGITGFSTALKNIGEVRNTGWEFSVGTVNTTGQFKWTTDFNISTFKNKVVKLGPSGDPIISGGNITMIGQPIGMFYGWLTDGVFLNQAEVDRGPVFSPGTSSRSRPGDLRFVDVSGANGKPDGVINSFDKTIMGSPYPEFYYGMTNRFSYKNLSLSVSLQGVSGNQLLSIARRSTYATRSRFRNAASQNNYWKSEQEPGDGNTPRPNDAPTGNVRGEYSQRWLDTGTYLRINNISLGYTVPDKLAQKAKLGSLRIYLNANNPFIFTKNMGFNPDVSNGDNPLTPGMDMNDYPLPKSLILGLSFGF